The window GCTGCCAATGAACATTTTGCCGGATCATTGGAAGAAGCGGCAGCAATGGCCGTCGCACTTGCCAATGGCACCAATCCTTATGCCTGGCAAGAAGATATTCCTAAAATCGAGATGGATATCGTCATGCGGGCCGAGGATCTGGCCTATAATCTCAATTCGTCACAAAAGTATATTAGGGGCTTGTTTTCCGGGGGCACCTTATGTTATGAGGCCATGCTTCTCATGGAAAAAATCATTGGCTCTGTCAACTCCAATGTCCCCTTAAAACCGGAACAAAAACTGAGTGATTCCCTGGTCAGTAAGGGAAATACCTGTATTGACCTGGGGGAAGATGAGTTCACGGTAGGGAGGCCACACCCCATGATTGATTTCCAATTACGCAATGAGCGCATTTTAAAAGAAGCTGCTGATCCGGAAACGGCAGTTATTTTATTGGATGTGGTCCTGGGTTATGGGTCTAATCCTGATCCGGCAGCCGAATTGGTGCCTGTTATTCAAGAAGCTCAGGCGCTTGCTCAGTCCAATGGTCGTGATATTCGCTTCATCGGTTATGTTTGCGGAACGGATAAAGACCCTCAAGGAAAGGAAGAACAGATTAAGAAGCTTCAGGAATGCGGGGTGGAGATTCTTCCTACCAATGCCCACGCAGCTTTGCTGGCTTCTTATACTGCAGCTAAGGTGGCAAGGAATGCGGCGCATTAGGAGGCTGGCTCAATGTTAAAGATTGCAATTCTCACATACTCAACCAAACCGAGAGGTGGTGTCGTTCACTCTCTTTGTCTGGCGGAGAACCTGGCCAAACGAGGGCATGAAGTACGGATTATCGCTTTGGATAAAAAAGAGGGGAGCGGATTTTTCCGCATCCCTCAGGTTTCTCATGAAATTGCTCGTTTTGGTTCTTTGCCCGAAAGCTTTGATGACAAGATTGAAGCCTATATTCAAACCTATACAGATTACTTTGTGAGTGGAAAGGCCGGGGGATTTGATATCTATCATGCCCAGGATTGCATCTCCGCTAATGCGCTGGTTAATTATCGGTTAAGTGGAGCGGATTTCCCCTTAGTTCGTACCGTTCATCATCTTGATGATTTCACATCTCCGGTCTTGATCAATTGTCAGAATAAGTCCGTTTTTCGTCCTGATGCCCATATTGCTGTCAGTGAATTCTGGCAAAAGCGGTTGGCCGCGGAGTATGGAGTCAAGGCGAGAGTCATTCACAATGGTTTAGATACGAAACGCTTTAGCCCTGCAAAAAAAGGGGAGAATCCCAAGGCAAAATTTGGCCTGGAAAATAAATTGGTCTTTTTAACCATTGGGGGAATTGAACCTCGTAAAAACACTAAGAAGCTGCTTGCGGCCTTCGCCCATGTGCGGAAATATTTTGCGGAATCAGGAAAACAGGCTGTTTTGGTCATTGGCGGTGGACAAACCTTGTTCGATTATCAGGCTTATCGTCAGGAATTCTTGCAAATGGCAGAGGGCTGTAACCTGAAGCTGGGGGAAGATGTCATTAATCTTGGTGTGCTGAAAGAAGAGGATGTTCCCCTGCTGTATCAGGCTGCGGATTGCTTCGCCTTCCCTTCCGCTCAGGAAGGCTGGGGGCTGGTCGCTCTGGAAGCTCTCCTGTCGGGGATTCCCACTGTTGTGTCGGATATACCCGTTTTCCATGAGTTCCTAACCCCTGGAGAAGATGCCTTATTCGTCGACCCGGACAATGGGGAACAGTTTGCGGCAGCCATGATCGAGACGATCATAGATAGCAACTTGCGGCGCCGGCTGATTAGCGGCGGGCTTATGACCGCATCCAACTTCAGCTGGGAGGATACAGCCCGCAAACATGAACAATTTTACTATGAGATTCTGGAAGGTGCCCAAGCAGGTCAATAAGATTAAGGATTAGAATAAGTTCAGGATGGAATTGGGATAAAATCGGTTAATAGATGGGCTCCCAAAAGAATCCCTAAAAGTTGATCAAAGCCAGAGCTGGCTCCTACAGAACACAATTCCTGAGCCGCCCGGGCAGGGGTGATTTTTGGTGAGAGCCCGTAATACAATGCACACACCATATTTTCCATAAGTTCACTGCCTGTGCCCTGGGAGGCTAAGCAGAGCATTTGCGAGCTAATCTCATTGGTGAGGCCTGGAGAATGCTTCACAATAATATCACTCAGAGCCTTATGAGCAAGGGGCAAGAGGGCAGCGGAGGATACAGAAAATGCTCTTTGGGCTGCCGCCAGGCTTAACAGAAGACCGGCCAGGAAATCATCCCCCGAGGGTGTGAGTCCGGGGCCCAGTCCTATTAGTGAACAAGTTCCCTCTTCAATTATGGTTCTGTCCAAAGAATAAATCCCCTTCACCAGGCAGTTAATGGATTGCCCCGCAAGGAGAACAACAGGATCAGCAGAGCGGGGAAGGGCGAAAGTCCCCTGCACTAAGGCGGTTAAGTGAGGGAAGAGCTTAGCCAGCCCCGGAGATCTGGGGGAAAGGCGGAGCCAGCTTTCCACTTCCGATAGATTGGCCTTGATCAGGGCGACGGGAAGCAGGGAATTATTCTGAGATAAGGGGGCTTGCCAATAAACGGCCTTTTCCAGAGAGATGGAAAGGCCCCCCAGAAGGAGCAGTCCTTCTTTCTTCTTAAAATAAACCAAAGTTCCAGGCTCGATCCCATAAAGGGTAAAGTCCGATGAAATCGGCAGATTGGTGACGACATTTGCCGGGCCATTACTGACGTCACTACGGGAGATGCTCCATAAGCCATCTGACCAGAGAATATTAATCACCCGATGAAAGACAGAGTGCACCCTTCCCTTATCCATGGATCCGTGCAAATAATCCAATGCGAACGGCCCTATGCTCAATGCCGACAGGAGCTCAGAATTCATAGATGACACCTTCTTGGATAGTGTAGGAGCTTAATTTCCAACACCAAATTCTCTCATAATGGTAACAATTTATGCGAAGGATGTAAATAGGAAAGGGGTGATGGGCATGGTGAGTGACTTGGCCTTAGCGGTAATTCCTTTGAATTGTGGACAATTGCAGTTTAACCGCAGTGTATTTACGGGAGACACTAGATCCACTCTCTTGGTATTGCCGGTTTTGGCCTTTCTGATTCTTCATCCCCAAGGTATGATCCTCTTTGATACCGGGCTGCCCCCCCAGCTTTGGGCCGGTTCTCCAATCATGGAGCTTACCCCTGGACTTAGGGCTAAGCAAGGGGACAGTGAAGGCCTGGTTCGGGAAATTGAGAAGCAGGGTTATTCATATAAGGATATTGCCCTCATTGTGAATTCCCATCATCATCCTGATCACGCCGGGGGGAATGCCCTAATCCCCGGGGCAATCTGCATTAAGGGGATTCAGGAGGATATAAAAGGCGATCATGACCTTTTGGAGGACGGTTCGATTCTCTTGCTGCCAACCCCAGGTCATGCCGGTGATCACCAGTCCATGCTGGTCAAGGGAAATAACAAGCAGGTACTTCTGACTGGGGATGCCTGTTTTCGACCGCATAATCTTTATGATTGCAATCCGCCCTTGATTCTGGAGGATCGAAAAGAGGCCTTACGATCCTTAAAGCGGTTGAAAGAGATAAGCGAAGAAAGGGAGACGGTGATATTGACCAGCCATGACCCCTCAGTTAAGAGAGAAAAGGTTATTCTTTAATAGTTTATGAATGGAGAAAAGGGGGAAAGGGAATGAAAAAAAGGGATTATAGATTAAGTAAAGTCATTCCGGCAGTTCTTATGGTTACCTTATTGCTCAGTGGCTGCATCACTCAAAATCAAAAAGATCAAGTGGAGGCAACAAAGCCGGAACAAGGAACCATCTATTATGTACAGACTTCACCGGCTAATATGCTGCAGCAATTAAACACCGGAGAGATAGACGCCTTTGTCGCCTGGGAGCCCAATAATGCTCAGGCTGTCAGGGAAGGCACCGGACGCTACCTTATGCAGTCAGGTGAAATTGCTTCAGAACATCCTTGCTGTATTTTAGCGTTGGCAGGAACTGAAGGAGACGAGGATTTGGCATTGGCTCTGGCTTGGGCGAATGTAAAATCCATCAAATTTATCAATGATAGCAATAACCAGGAAAAAATGCTTCACTATGCTATGGATTTTACAGGGAGAGACAAAGAATCCGTAGGGGAAGCCTTGACCTATACGAAATATGTGAGCTTTCCGGATCGGGAGCGGTTAGCGGATTTCCTGGGAGCCATGCGCCAAAACGGAACCTTGGTCAAGGAACCTGCGACATTGGGATATGAAAGCGATACGGCTTTTTTTCAGGGATTTATGAATAAGGAATACATGGATAAAGTCAACGCTGAACTGGAGAAGGATCCCTCCTGGACACCCCCGTCAATCAACGGAAGACAGATTACTTTAGGCTATATTAATCAGGATCTTCACCATCTTCCGATGTTTATCGCCGTTCAAGAAGGTTATTATGAGGCGGTAGGTCTGGTTGTCGGGCAGAATCTTCAGCTTAAGGGGTATGCCAACGGTGTTGCTGTCATGGAAGCCTTCAAAGTGAAGGAATTGAATGCATCCTATCTCGGCGTGGCTCCAGCCGTTCTCAAACAGATCAATGATGGAATCGCCCTCCAGGGGATTGCCGGTGCCAATGATGAAGGCTCGGCCATCGTCGTGGCTAAGGATTCAGATATCCGGTCTATTAGTGATTTAAAGGATAAAACGGTAGCTATTCCAGGGCTGGGGACGGTTCAGAGTTATATCCTGGATTTGGCGGCCCGGAACAATGGGATGAAGCTCCAGGCAAAGTAAAAACAAGTTTAGAGAAAAGTTAAAGGAGAGGGCAGGATGAGTCGGCTTACCGCGGATCAGAACCTAAAGAAGATGGAAACAAGGAAAATCCGGAAAAGCCGGCCGGACGGTTACAAAATGAAAGTACCTCCCTGGGAAGGGATTGCAGCGGGGCTTTTGGGTCTGTTTATCTGGCAGTTTTTAGCCAGTTTAGGGTTTATCTCCTCACCCTATATCCTGGGTCAGAAGTTTGTAGGTTTGGCTCTGGAAGGAGATCCCCTTTATAATTTGACCCTATTCCAAATGCTGGGTGCCAGTCTTTTCACACTTCTGGCAGGAGCAGGGTCAGCCTTTATCATTGCCATCCCTTTAGGAATTTTGTTGGGATATTTTCGGGGCATGAGCCGCTTTCTGAATGTGTATATCAGTTTGTGCCGTCCGATTCCTCCGATGGCCTGGATTCCGGTAGGGTATATCCTATTTGCCGGGATGCCCCAGCCCACCCTCTGGGTACAGGTGATGGTTGTCTTCGTAGGGGCTTTTTTCCCTTGCTTTACGGCTACAGTCCACGCGGTCCAAAGCGTGGACCCCATCCTTATCGAGGCCGCCCATACCTTAGGAGCCAGACACAAGAGACAGATTCTGGGCAAAGTCCTTCTGCCTTCAGTGGTCCCGGCACTTGTTTCCGGTATCCGGAGCGGGCTGGGGGTAGGCTGGATGTGTATTGTGGGGGCAGAATTTGTGGGCGGACGTATGGGGATCGGCGCTTATATCTGGTCGGTCTATACTATCGGGGGAAGGATGAACGAGATTGTGATCGCCATCCTTTGTGTGGGGATCGTTGGCTTTATGATGAATGAAGGAATAAGCTTGATTGGGCGGAGGATAGCACGTTGGCACTCGTGGTAGAGAATGTAAGCAAAGAAATAGATGGAAAGAGCGTCCTGGAAGGGATCTCTTTTAAGCTTCAGGAAGGAGATTTTGCCTGCCTGACCGGTCCCAGCGGCTGCGGCAAAACCACCCTCCTGCGGCTTGCAGCGGGCCTTATTCAGCCTTCATCCGGGCGGATCTGCTTAGATGGGAGCAGGGCGGGGGATAAGCATGACAGTGGGTATGTCTTCCAGGAAGGGGCGCTCTTTCCCTGGCTCACGGCAGCACAGAACGTGGCATTCGGTCTGAAGCTCAGGGGAGTACCCCTTGAGGAAACAAAGCAGCGTGTTCAGGATGCTCTGGAAATGGTGGAACTCCAGGGATTTGAAAATTATTATCCTAAGGAACTTTCCGGGGGAATGCGCATGCGGGCTGCGTTGGCCAGGGTCCTGGTTTACCAGCCTAAGCTTATTCTTATGGATGAGCCTTTTGCGGCCTTGGATTTCCGAACCCGGAATAAGCTGCAAAGTGATATGGTTGACCTATGGCAGCGCTTGAAACCCACGATCCTGATGGTGACTCACAATATTGATGAGGCAGTCTACCTTGCCAATAAGATTATCGTTCTTTCCGGTGGACCGGGGAAGGTTATGGAAGAAATCGAGGTAACCATGGAACGGCCCCGGGACCGTACTGAAAGAACCTTTGGTGTGATTCGCAAGCGAGTTTTATCGCTGTTGGGCGAGTAAGCCCATCATATTCCGGGCAGATTGAGAGGTGCTAATACCCCGAACAAGTGGAGGTAGTTAGAGATGGAAAAGGATACAGTAC is drawn from Desulfitobacterium chlororespirans DSM 11544 and contains these coding sequences:
- a CDS encoding ABC transporter ATP-binding protein, which translates into the protein MVENVSKEIDGKSVLEGISFKLQEGDFACLTGPSGCGKTTLLRLAAGLIQPSSGRICLDGSRAGDKHDSGYVFQEGALFPWLTAAQNVAFGLKLRGVPLEETKQRVQDALEMVELQGFENYYPKELSGGMRMRAALARVLVYQPKLILMDEPFAALDFRTRNKLQSDMVDLWQRLKPTILMVTHNIDEAVYLANKIIVLSGGPGKVMEEIEVTMERPRDRTERTFGVIRKRVLSLLGE
- a CDS encoding MSMEG_0565 family glycosyltransferase, whose translation is MLKIAILTYSTKPRGGVVHSLCLAENLAKRGHEVRIIALDKKEGSGFFRIPQVSHEIARFGSLPESFDDKIEAYIQTYTDYFVSGKAGGFDIYHAQDCISANALVNYRLSGADFPLVRTVHHLDDFTSPVLINCQNKSVFRPDAHIAVSEFWQKRLAAEYGVKARVIHNGLDTKRFSPAKKGENPKAKFGLENKLVFLTIGGIEPRKNTKKLLAAFAHVRKYFAESGKQAVLVIGGGQTLFDYQAYRQEFLQMAEGCNLKLGEDVINLGVLKEEDVPLLYQAADCFAFPSAQEGWGLVALEALLSGIPTVVSDIPVFHEFLTPGEDALFVDPDNGEQFAAAMIETIIDSNLRRRLISGGLMTASNFSWEDTARKHEQFYYEILEGAQAGQ
- a CDS encoding N-acyl homoserine lactonase family protein, which produces MVSDLALAVIPLNCGQLQFNRSVFTGDTRSTLLVLPVLAFLILHPQGMILFDTGLPPQLWAGSPIMELTPGLRAKQGDSEGLVREIEKQGYSYKDIALIVNSHHHPDHAGGNALIPGAICIKGIQEDIKGDHDLLEDGSILLLPTPGHAGDHQSMLVKGNNKQVLLTGDACFRPHNLYDCNPPLILEDRKEALRSLKRLKEISEERETVILTSHDPSVKREKVIL
- a CDS encoding ABC transporter permease — protein: MSRLTADQNLKKMETRKIRKSRPDGYKMKVPPWEGIAAGLLGLFIWQFLASLGFISSPYILGQKFVGLALEGDPLYNLTLFQMLGASLFTLLAGAGSAFIIAIPLGILLGYFRGMSRFLNVYISLCRPIPPMAWIPVGYILFAGMPQPTLWVQVMVVFVGAFFPCFTATVHAVQSVDPILIEAAHTLGARHKRQILGKVLLPSVVPALVSGIRSGLGVGWMCIVGAEFVGGRMGIGAYIWSVYTIGGRMNEIVIAILCVGIVGFMMNEGISLIGRRIARWHSW
- a CDS encoding ABC transporter substrate-binding protein; amino-acid sequence: MKKRDYRLSKVIPAVLMVTLLLSGCITQNQKDQVEATKPEQGTIYYVQTSPANMLQQLNTGEIDAFVAWEPNNAQAVREGTGRYLMQSGEIASEHPCCILALAGTEGDEDLALALAWANVKSIKFINDSNNQEKMLHYAMDFTGRDKESVGEALTYTKYVSFPDRERLADFLGAMRQNGTLVKEPATLGYESDTAFFQGFMNKEYMDKVNAELEKDPSWTPPSINGRQITLGYINQDLHHLPMFIAVQEGYYEAVGLVVGQNLQLKGYANGVAVMEAFKVKELNASYLGVAPAVLKQINDGIALQGIAGANDEGSAIVVAKDSDIRSISDLKDKTVAIPGLGTVQSYILDLAARNNGMKLQAK
- a CDS encoding DUF2877 domain-containing protein, with product MNSELLSALSIGPFALDYLHGSMDKGRVHSVFHRVINILWSDGLWSISRSDVSNGPANVVTNLPISSDFTLYGIEPGTLVYFKKKEGLLLLGGLSISLEKAVYWQAPLSQNNSLLPVALIKANLSEVESWLRLSPRSPGLAKLFPHLTALVQGTFALPRSADPVVLLAGQSINCLVKGIYSLDRTIIEEGTCSLIGLGPGLTPSGDDFLAGLLLSLAAAQRAFSVSSAALLPLAHKALSDIIVKHSPGLTNEISSQMLCLASQGTGSELMENMVCALYYGLSPKITPARAAQELCSVGASSGFDQLLGILLGAHLLTDFIPIPS